In one window of Erwinia tasmaniensis Et1/99 DNA:
- the rbfA gene encoding 30S ribosome-binding factor RbfA: MAKEFGRPQRVSQELQKEIAIILQREIKDPRLGMMVTVSGVDVSRDLAYAKVFVTFLNDKDEAAIKGGLRALGDASGYIRTLLGKAMRLRIVPELTFFYDNSLVEGMRMSNLVTNVVRNDEERRGPAEENPEEGKAE, translated from the coding sequence ATGGCGAAAGAATTTGGTCGCCCGCAGCGCGTTTCTCAGGAGCTGCAAAAAGAGATCGCTATCATTCTGCAACGTGAGATTAAAGATCCGCGTCTGGGCATGATGGTGACCGTTTCCGGTGTGGACGTATCCCGTGACCTGGCCTATGCCAAAGTGTTTGTCACCTTCCTTAACGACAAAGACGAAGCGGCCATTAAAGGGGGCTTACGCGCTCTGGGCGATGCTTCTGGCTATATCCGCACCCTGCTTGGTAAGGCAATGCGCCTGCGTATCGTGCCTGAACTGACTTTCTTCTACGATAATTCGCTGGTTGAAGGGATGCGCATGTCTAACCTGGTGACTAACGTGGTCAGAAACGACGAAGAGCGTCGTGGTCCTGCTGAAGAAAACCCGGAAGAAGGCAAGGCTGAGTAA
- the truB gene encoding tRNA pseudouridine(55) synthase TruB, producing MSRPRRRGRDIHGVLLLDKPQGLSSNDALQKVKRLYNANRAGHTGALDPLATGMLPICLGEATKFSQYLLDSDKRYRVIARLGQRTDTSDADGIVVSERPLAFTAQALEQALDGFRGETQQIPSMYSALKYQGRKLYEYAREGIEVPRESRSIMVYELLFIRHEGNELELEIHVSKGTYIRTIIDDLGEKLGCGAHVTYLRRLQVARYPIERMVTLEQLSAVSEEAHRAGVSPADLLDPLLMPMDSPASEYPVVNLLSSVAAYFKQGMPVQVAGAPADGLVRVTEGEQGKFIGMAEIADDGRVAPRRLVVEYSD from the coding sequence ATGAGTCGTCCTCGTCGTCGCGGTCGCGATATTCACGGCGTGCTGCTGCTGGATAAACCTCAGGGGCTCTCCTCCAACGATGCGCTGCAAAAAGTCAAACGCCTGTACAACGCCAACCGTGCAGGTCATACCGGCGCGCTGGATCCGCTGGCGACCGGTATGCTGCCCATCTGTCTGGGGGAAGCAACCAAGTTTTCCCAGTATCTGCTGGATTCGGACAAACGCTATCGGGTGATTGCTCGCCTCGGTCAGCGCACCGATACCTCGGATGCGGATGGCATAGTGGTCAGTGAGCGGCCGTTGGCCTTCACCGCACAAGCTCTGGAACAGGCGTTGGACGGTTTTCGCGGCGAAACGCAGCAGATCCCTTCAATGTATTCGGCACTGAAATACCAGGGGCGTAAACTTTACGAATATGCCCGTGAAGGAATTGAGGTGCCGCGTGAATCGCGCAGCATTATGGTGTATGAGCTACTGTTTATCCGCCATGAAGGTAACGAGCTGGAGCTGGAAATTCACGTCTCGAAAGGCACTTATATCCGTACCATTATCGACGATCTCGGTGAAAAGCTGGGCTGTGGTGCGCATGTGACTTATCTGCGTCGCCTTCAGGTTGCCCGCTATCCGATCGAAAGGATGGTCACACTGGAGCAGCTTAGCGCGGTGTCCGAAGAGGCGCACCGCGCCGGCGTATCGCCTGCCGATCTGCTCGACCCGCTGCTGATGCCGATGGATAGCCCGGCATCTGAATATCCGGTGGTGAATCTGCTGAGTAGTGTGGCTGCGTACTTTAAGCAGGGCATGCCGGTACAGGTGGCCGGTGCGCCAGCAGACGGACTGGTGCGCGTGACGGAAGGTGAGCAGGGCAAGTTTATTGGTATGGCTGAAATTGCTGACGATGGACGCGTAGCGCCGCGCAGGCTGGTTGTAGAATATTCCGACTAG
- the rpsO gene encoding 30S ribosomal protein S15, protein MSLSNETKAKIVADFGRDANDSGSTEVQVALLTAQISHLQGHFSEHKKDHHSRRGLLRMVSQRRKLLDYLKRKDVSRYTGLIARLGLRR, encoded by the coding sequence ATGTCTCTAAGTAATGAAACTAAAGCAAAAATCGTTGCTGATTTCGGTCGCGATGCTAACGACAGTGGTTCTACAGAAGTTCAGGTTGCACTGCTGACCGCACAGATTAGCCATCTGCAGGGTCACTTCTCTGAGCACAAAAAAGACCACCATAGCCGTCGTGGCCTGCTGCGTATGGTATCTCAGCGTCGTAAGCTGCTGGATTACCTCAAGCGTAAAGACGTTTCACGCTACACCGGTCTGATCGCGCGTCTGGGTCTGCGTCGCTAA
- the pnp gene encoding polyribonucleotide nucleotidyltransferase: protein MLNPIVQKFQYGQHTVTLETGMMARQATAAVMVSMDDTAVFVTVVGQKKAKPGQGFFPLTVNYQERTYAAGRIPGSFFRREGRPSEGETLTSRLIDRPIRPLFPEGFVNEVQVIATVVSVNPQVNPDIVAMIGASAALALSGLPFNGPIGAARVGYLNDQYVLNPTSDELKESKLDLVVAGTKGAVLMVESEAELLSEDQMLGAVVFGHDQQQIVIDNINALVAEAGKPRWDWQPEAVNEALRSRITALAESRLSDAYRITEKQERYAQVDVIKSETSAALLAEDEALDAAEISDLLHALEKDVVRSRILRGEPRIDGREKDMIRGLDVRTGVLPRTHGSALFTRGETQALVTATLGTARDAQNLDELMGERTDNFLFHYNFPPYSVGETGMVGSPKRREIGHGRLAKRGVLAVMPKGDAFPYTVRVVSEITESNGSSSMASVCGASLALMDAGVPIKAAVAGIAMGLVKDENNFVVLSDILGDEDHLGDMDFKVAGSREGITALQMDIKIEGITREIMQVALNQAKGARLHILGVMEQAISGPRGDISQFAPRIHTIKISVDKIKDVIGKGGSVIRALTEETGTTIEIEDDGTVKIAATDGDKAKFAIRRIEEITAEIEVGRIYNGKVTRIVDFGAFVAIGGGKEGLVHISQIADKRVEKVTDYLQMGQEVPVKVLEVDRQGRVRLSIKEAGEQAQPEAEAVPAAPEAE from the coding sequence TTGCTAAACCCGATCGTACAAAAATTCCAGTATGGCCAGCATACCGTCACTCTCGAAACCGGCATGATGGCTCGCCAGGCCACAGCGGCCGTTATGGTAAGCATGGATGACACCGCTGTTTTCGTCACCGTTGTTGGTCAGAAAAAAGCAAAACCAGGTCAGGGCTTTTTCCCGCTGACCGTAAACTACCAGGAGCGTACCTACGCTGCTGGCCGTATTCCAGGCAGCTTCTTCCGCCGTGAAGGCCGTCCAAGCGAAGGCGAAACGCTGACCTCACGCCTGATTGACCGCCCAATCCGTCCGCTGTTCCCGGAAGGTTTCGTTAATGAAGTGCAGGTGATTGCTACCGTGGTCTCCGTTAACCCACAGGTTAACCCAGATATCGTGGCGATGATCGGTGCTTCTGCTGCGCTGGCGCTTTCTGGCCTGCCGTTCAACGGTCCTATCGGCGCTGCACGCGTGGGTTACCTGAACGATCAGTACGTACTGAACCCAACCAGCGATGAGCTGAAAGAGAGTAAGCTGGATCTGGTTGTTGCCGGTACCAAAGGTGCCGTGCTGATGGTTGAATCTGAAGCCGAGCTGTTGAGTGAAGATCAGATGCTGGGCGCGGTGGTATTCGGCCATGATCAGCAGCAGATCGTCATTGATAACATCAATGCGCTGGTCGCTGAAGCGGGCAAACCACGTTGGGACTGGCAGCCAGAAGCCGTCAACGAAGCGCTGCGTTCACGCATTACCGCACTGGCAGAATCACGCCTGAGCGATGCTTACCGCATTACTGAAAAGCAGGAGCGCTACGCTCAGGTTGACGTCATCAAATCTGAAACCTCTGCCGCGCTGCTGGCAGAAGACGAAGCGCTCGATGCTGCTGAAATCAGCGACCTGCTGCACGCGCTGGAAAAAGACGTGGTGCGTAGCCGCATTCTGCGTGGCGAACCGCGTATTGACGGCCGTGAAAAAGACATGATCCGTGGTCTGGACGTGCGCACCGGCGTGCTGCCGCGTACCCACGGCTCCGCGCTGTTCACCCGTGGTGAAACTCAGGCGCTGGTTACCGCTACCCTGGGTACAGCCCGTGATGCGCAGAACCTTGATGAGCTGATGGGCGAGCGTACTGATAACTTCCTGTTCCACTACAACTTCCCTCCGTACTCTGTGGGTGAAACCGGCATGGTCGGTTCGCCGAAGCGTCGTGAAATTGGTCACGGTCGCCTGGCGAAACGCGGCGTGCTGGCCGTGATGCCAAAGGGCGATGCTTTCCCGTACACCGTGCGCGTAGTGTCTGAAATCACTGAATCAAACGGCTCCTCTTCTATGGCGTCCGTCTGTGGTGCTTCTCTGGCGCTGATGGATGCAGGCGTGCCGATCAAAGCCGCTGTAGCCGGTATCGCTATGGGCCTGGTGAAGGACGAAAACAACTTCGTGGTGCTGTCTGACATTCTGGGTGATGAAGATCACCTGGGCGATATGGACTTCAAAGTAGCCGGTAGTCGTGAAGGGATCACCGCGCTGCAGATGGACATCAAAATTGAAGGTATCACCCGCGAAATCATGCAGGTGGCTCTGAACCAGGCTAAAGGTGCGCGCCTGCATATCCTGGGCGTGATGGAACAGGCTATCAGCGGACCGCGTGGCGATATCTCTCAGTTTGCTCCACGCATCCACACCATCAAAATCAGCGTTGATAAAATTAAAGACGTGATCGGTAAAGGTGGCTCAGTGATCCGTGCTCTGACGGAAGAAACCGGCACCACCATCGAAATCGAAGATGACGGCACGGTGAAAATCGCCGCTACCGACGGTGATAAAGCTAAGTTTGCTATTCGTCGTATCGAAGAGATCACCGCAGAAATCGAAGTGGGTCGCATCTACAACGGTAAGGTGACGCGCATCGTGGACTTCGGCGCCTTCGTCGCTATCGGCGGTGGTAAAGAGGGTCTGGTACACATTTCTCAAATCGCTGACAAGCGTGTAGAAAAAGTGACAGACTATCTGCAGATGGGTCAGGAAGTGCCGGTAAAAGTGCTGGAAGTTGACCGCCAGGGCCGAGTACGCCTGAGCATCAAAGAGGCAGGCGAACAGGCTCAGCCTGAAGCCGAAGCCGTTCCTGCTGCACCAGAAGCCGAATAA
- the nlpI gene encoding lipoprotein NlpI yields the protein MKPFLRWCLVATALSLAGCSNTDWRKNEVLAVPLQPTLQQEVILARMEQILASRSLTDDERAQLLYERGVLYDSLGLRALARNDFSQALSIRPDMPEVFNYLGIYLTQAGNFDAAYEAFDSVLELDPTYNYARLNRGIALYYGGRFKLAQDDLLAFYQDDPNDPFRSLWLYLTERGINADRAKVALKQRYDKAVKEQWGWNIVEFYLGNISEKTLTERLQADATDNTSLAEHLSETNFYLGKYYLSLGEKDNAEALFKLTVANNVHNFVEHRYALLELALLGQTQDDLSESDQQ from the coding sequence ATGAAGCCATTTTTGCGCTGGTGTCTTGTTGCGACGGCTTTATCCTTAGCTGGATGCAGTAACACCGATTGGCGTAAGAACGAAGTTTTGGCAGTGCCTTTGCAGCCTACGCTGCAACAGGAAGTCATTCTCGCTCGCATGGAACAAATACTTGCCAGTCGGTCATTGACCGATGATGAACGCGCACAGCTGTTATATGAGCGCGGAGTGTTGTATGATAGTCTCGGTTTGAGAGCACTGGCGCGAAATGATTTTTCACAAGCGCTGTCTATCAGACCGGATATGCCTGAAGTATTCAATTACTTAGGCATATACTTAACGCAGGCAGGCAACTTTGATGCTGCCTATGAAGCGTTTGATTCTGTACTTGAGCTTGATCCAACTTACAATTATGCGCGTTTAAATCGCGGTATCGCCCTGTATTACGGCGGAAGATTTAAACTGGCGCAAGATGATCTGCTGGCGTTTTATCAAGACGATCCTAACGATCCCTTCCGCAGCCTGTGGTTATATCTCACCGAACGTGGGATAAATGCCGACCGGGCTAAAGTCGCGCTGAAGCAGCGTTACGATAAAGCGGTTAAGGAGCAATGGGGATGGAATATTGTCGAGTTCTACCTGGGCAACATCAGCGAAAAAACGCTGACAGAACGGCTCCAGGCGGACGCAACGGATAACACCTCGCTCGCTGAACATCTCAGTGAAACCAACTTCTATTTAGGTAAGTACTACCTAAGTCTGGGGGAGAAGGACAACGCAGAAGCGTTGTTCAAGCTGACGGTCGCCAACAACGTTCACAACTTTGTTGAGCATCGATATGCATTGTTGGAGCTGGCGCTACTCGGCCAGACACAAGACGATTTATCAGAATCTGACCAGCAATAG
- the yrbN gene encoding protein YrbN, whose protein sequence is MKMTENFHDELCRLAAAI, encoded by the coding sequence ATGAAAATGACTGAAAATTTTCACGACGAGTTATGTAGACTGGCCGCCGCAATCTAA
- a CDS encoding DEAD/DEAH family ATP-dependent RNA helicase, whose translation MTDIQTTFADLGLNADLLESLNGMGYVKPSPIQAECIPHLLAGRDVLGMAQTGSGKTAAFSLPLLHNIDPTVKAPQILVLAPTRELAVQVAEAVTDFSKHMRGLNVVALYGGQRYDVQLRALRQGPQVVVGTPGRLLDHLKRGTLDLSNLRGLVLDEADEMLRMGFIEDVETIMAQIPDGHQTALFSATMPEAIRRITKRFMKDPQEVRIQSSLTTRPDISQSYWTAYGRKTDALTRFLEAEDFDAAIIFVRTKNATLEVAEALERNGYNSAALNGDMNQALREQTLERLKDGRLDILIATDVAARGLDVERISLVVNYDIPMDAESYVHRIGRTGRAGRAGRALLFVENRERRLLRNIERTMKLTIPEVELPNAELLGERRLAKFAAKVQQQLESSDLEQYRALLSKMQPEDELDIETLAAALLKMAQGERPLIVPADAPQRPRREFRERDERRGDRPDRGPREARGEAPRDGDRPRRERRDVGDMEVYRIEVGRDDGVEVRHIVGAIANEGDISSRYIGNIKLFGTHSTIELPKGMPGDVLQHFTRTRILNKPMNMQLIGDAQPRSNERGGERRPGGPARGGFGAGREGGRGAEGGGRRFSNDRGGERRPAGNRGPRREEGGSAPARRRDA comes from the coding sequence ATGACTGATATCCAAACTACTTTCGCTGACCTTGGCCTGAACGCCGACCTCCTTGAATCACTGAACGGCATGGGCTACGTAAAGCCATCCCCAATCCAGGCTGAGTGTATTCCTCACCTGCTGGCAGGTCGTGACGTGTTAGGTATGGCGCAGACCGGGAGTGGCAAAACTGCAGCATTCTCGCTGCCACTGTTACATAACATCGATCCAACGGTTAAAGCACCACAGATCCTGGTGCTGGCACCTACCCGCGAACTGGCGGTACAGGTAGCTGAAGCCGTCACTGATTTCTCTAAACATATGCGCGGTCTGAACGTTGTTGCCCTTTACGGCGGCCAGCGTTACGACGTGCAGCTGCGCGCTCTGCGCCAGGGCCCACAGGTTGTTGTCGGCACGCCTGGCCGTCTGCTTGACCATCTGAAACGCGGCACGTTGGATCTGTCCAACCTGCGCGGTCTGGTGCTGGACGAAGCCGATGAAATGCTGCGTATGGGCTTTATCGAAGACGTTGAAACGATCATGGCGCAGATCCCAGACGGTCATCAGACCGCGCTGTTCTCTGCCACTATGCCAGAGGCGATTCGCCGTATTACCAAACGCTTTATGAAAGATCCGCAGGAAGTGCGCATCCAGTCAAGCCTGACTACACGTCCTGACATCAGCCAGAGCTACTGGACTGCCTACGGCCGTAAGACCGATGCACTGACCCGCTTCCTGGAAGCAGAAGACTTTGATGCAGCGATTATTTTCGTGCGTACCAAAAACGCGACGCTGGAAGTTGCCGAAGCGCTTGAGCGCAACGGTTATAACAGCGCCGCGCTGAATGGTGACATGAATCAGGCACTGCGTGAGCAGACGCTGGAGCGCCTTAAAGATGGCCGTCTGGATATCCTGATTGCCACCGACGTTGCTGCCCGTGGTCTGGACGTTGAGCGTATCAGCCTGGTCGTTAACTACGACATTCCAATGGACGCAGAATCTTACGTGCACCGCATCGGCCGTACCGGTCGTGCTGGTCGTGCCGGTCGTGCCCTACTGTTCGTTGAGAACCGTGAACGTCGCCTGCTGCGTAACATCGAACGCACCATGAAGCTGACCATTCCAGAAGTTGAACTGCCAAATGCAGAACTGCTGGGTGAGCGTCGTCTGGCTAAGTTCGCCGCTAAAGTTCAGCAGCAGCTGGAAAGCAGCGATCTGGAACAGTACCGTGCGCTGTTGTCTAAAATGCAGCCGGAAGACGAGCTGGACATCGAAACCCTGGCCGCAGCTCTGCTGAAAATGGCTCAGGGCGAACGCCCGCTGATCGTTCCTGCCGATGCGCCACAGCGTCCGCGCCGCGAGTTCCGTGAGCGTGACGAGCGTCGCGGTGACCGTCCTGACCGTGGTCCACGCGAAGCGCGTGGCGAAGCACCGCGCGATGGCGACCGTCCACGTCGTGAACGTCGTGACGTTGGCGATATGGAAGTGTACCGCATTGAAGTGGGCCGTGATGATGGCGTTGAAGTTCGTCACATCGTTGGTGCTATCGCTAACGAAGGTGATATCAGCAGCCGTTACATCGGTAACATCAAGCTGTTTGGTACGCACTCCACCATCGAGCTGCCAAAAGGTATGCCGGGCGATGTGCTCCAGCACTTTACCCGCACGCGTATTCTCAACAAACCGATGAATATGCAGCTGATTGGTGATGCACAGCCGCGTAGCAACGAACGTGGTGGTGAGCGTCGTCCTGGCGGTCCTGCGCGCGGTGGTTTCGGCGCCGGTCGTGAAGGCGGTCGCGGTGCTGAAGGCGGCGGTCGTCGTTTCAGCAACGATCGCGGTGGTGAACGTCGTCCAGCGGGCAACCGTGGTCCTCGTCGCGAAGAAGGCGGCAGTGCACCAGCACGTCGTCGTGATGCGTAA
- a CDS encoding luciferase-like monooxygenase: MSEIKSVPLSLLDLAPIPQGATASEAFHTSLALAQQAEKLGYHRYWLAEHHNMTGIASAATSVLIGYLAANTQTLRLGSGGVMLPNHAPLVIAEQFGTLESLYPGRIDLGLGRAPGSDQQTMMALRRHNGVREDNFPADVAQLISWFDAADEADLAVQPVPGKGLHIPVWLLGSSLYSAQLAARLGLPFAFASHFAPEMLLQALHLYREKFQPSARLEKPYATVCVNVVAADSEREANYLFTSMQQQFINLRRGRPGPLPAPVASMDHLWSPAEQYGVQQALSMSIVGDKEKVRHGLAALIRETAADEIMVNGQIFDSTARLTSFKLAMQARNML; this comes from the coding sequence ATGTCTGAGATAAAATCCGTACCGCTTTCGCTGCTCGACCTTGCGCCAATCCCGCAAGGTGCCACGGCAAGTGAAGCATTTCATACTTCACTGGCGCTGGCGCAGCAGGCAGAAAAACTCGGCTATCACCGCTACTGGCTGGCCGAGCATCATAATATGACAGGGATTGCCAGCGCGGCGACCTCCGTGCTGATTGGCTATCTGGCGGCCAATACACAAACTCTGCGCCTCGGTTCAGGTGGGGTTATGCTGCCTAACCATGCCCCGCTGGTGATTGCCGAACAGTTTGGTACCCTCGAATCGCTCTACCCAGGTCGTATCGATCTGGGTCTTGGCCGCGCCCCGGGCTCCGATCAGCAGACCATGATGGCGTTGCGCCGCCATAACGGCGTGCGGGAAGATAACTTTCCCGCAGACGTGGCTCAATTAATCAGCTGGTTCGATGCAGCAGACGAGGCTGACCTGGCGGTGCAGCCCGTGCCGGGCAAGGGACTGCATATCCCGGTCTGGCTACTGGGTTCAAGTTTGTACAGCGCGCAGCTGGCCGCACGGCTGGGGCTGCCGTTTGCGTTCGCCTCACACTTCGCCCCTGAAATGCTGTTACAGGCGCTCCACCTTTATCGTGAGAAGTTTCAGCCATCAGCACGGCTGGAGAAGCCTTATGCGACGGTGTGCGTCAACGTTGTGGCCGCCGACAGTGAACGTGAGGCGAACTACCTGTTTACCTCAATGCAGCAGCAGTTTATCAACCTGCGGCGCGGCAGGCCGGGGCCATTACCGGCACCGGTAGCCAGCATGGATCATTTGTGGTCACCAGCAGAGCAATATGGTGTGCAGCAGGCATTGAGTATGTCGATAGTTGGTGACAAAGAAAAAGTACGTCACGGGCTGGCGGCGCTGATCCGTGAGACGGCAGCGGATGAGATCATGGTTAACGGTCAAATTTTTGACAGTACCGCTCGCCTCACTTCCTTCAAGCTGGCCATGCAGGCACGTAACATGCTCTGA
- a CDS encoding GNAT family N-acetyltransferase, giving the protein MLIRTEIGIDAASIDALLRRSFPTSAEAELVQQLREDGLLTLGMVATDDEGQVLGYASFSPVTVNGEEQQWVGLASLAVDDSVRKQGLASRLIDEGLDTLNEFGYAAVVVLGDPAYYQRRGFEPAVRHQLRCRGHGTEETFLVYGLSDEAFNGVSGYIAYPSPFDRL; this is encoded by the coding sequence ATGTTAATTCGCACAGAAATTGGCATTGATGCCGCCAGCATTGATGCCCTGCTGCGCCGCAGCTTCCCGACCTCCGCCGAAGCGGAGCTGGTACAGCAGCTACGTGAAGACGGGTTACTGACTTTGGGGATGGTTGCCACCGATGATGAAGGTCAGGTTCTGGGCTATGCGTCATTCAGCCCGGTGACCGTTAACGGCGAAGAGCAGCAATGGGTTGGACTGGCGTCGTTGGCGGTCGATGACAGCGTGCGTAAGCAGGGTCTTGCATCGCGTTTGATTGACGAAGGGCTGGATACCTTAAATGAATTCGGCTACGCCGCTGTGGTTGTGCTGGGCGATCCGGCTTACTACCAGCGCCGCGGTTTTGAGCCTGCGGTACGTCACCAGCTACGCTGCCGCGGCCACGGCACGGAAGAGACCTTCCTGGTCTACGGGCTGTCGGATGAGGCTTTCAACGGCGTGTCGGGTTATATCGCGTATCCGTCGCCCTTTGATCGACTCTGA
- a CDS encoding GIY-YIG nuclease family protein has translation MDTVSHAEWHLYIVRTAGGVLYTGIALDVARRFAQHQDGKGAKALRGKGPLELVFHCAAGDRSLASKLEYRVKRLKRPQKVRLTEQQPVSLIQWFADQSRSKGDGYAI, from the coding sequence ATGGACACCGTTTCTCACGCCGAATGGCATTTGTATATTGTGCGTACCGCTGGCGGCGTGCTCTACACCGGGATCGCCCTGGACGTGGCGCGACGATTCGCCCAGCACCAGGATGGAAAAGGTGCCAAAGCGCTGCGCGGTAAAGGGCCGCTTGAGCTGGTATTTCACTGCGCAGCGGGCGACCGCTCTCTGGCATCAAAGCTGGAATACCGGGTCAAGCGGCTTAAAAGACCGCAGAAGGTCAGGCTGACGGAACAGCAGCCCGTCTCACTGATCCAGTGGTTTGCCGATCAGAGTCGATCAAAGGGCGACGGATACGCGATATAA